The Acaryochloris sp. CCMEE 5410 genome includes the window ATCAGAGAAAGCGCCCACAGTCGTGGCAGATGCCATCTTGGTCAAGCTCCAGTGTTCTGTACCACAGTCCACAGGAAGCGCATTGTTGCAGCTTGAAATGGTCCTTGAGTCGTTGAAGGACACGGGAGAAAGGGAGAGTGAATCTTTTCATAGATCGGCTCTTTGATTGGGATATGGATTTGTAGAAAGAGGTTTTGCGATCGCAGGCTATATCCCCGGCAGTAGGGGTTTGTGATCGCACAGGGGTTAGCATTCCAGCTAGGCGGATAGGGTTTTCCCCTGGCCAAAGGAAAGTTCAGTACAGCCTTACCCATTCTTGGATCTGGGGATTGCCCCTGAGTTGTTTTCGGGCTTCGTAGAGATAGGCTTTGACACTGCCAACCGTCAGTTCCAGGCTGAGGGCAATCTGCTGAGTGGTTTCACCGTCCAGGTAAAAGGCCCGGAATGCATGGATTTGCTTTTGAACGATAGCGTCTTGGAGAGGGGCTTGAGCAGTTGCTTCAACTCTTCGAGGATGGCGAAGTCTTGAGGGGTGTCATGATTGCATAGAGGAGCATTCATCCTGAGCTGCCCATACAGTGTTTTGCGTTTGTGCTCATATCCCAGCTCTTGCTTGAAGAGGTTGCGGAACTTCTGTCTGAGGAGGAAAAAGACCCAGCTTGAGAATCTTCTATATCGTCCAGGCCGAGTGGGGTTGTAGTAGTTAGCGGCCTTTTCAATGGTGATGATGCCGATTTGGAACAGCTCATCTGTGGTCAGACGATCGGAAAAGTTGAAGCGATGGATCATCAACCAAATCATTTTGTGATGTCCCTCCACGAGTGCTTTGAGTGCGCGTTCACCGCGAAGGCAAATCCTTGTTTCTTCGAGGGTTAGCCCTGCTTTCTTCTGTTTGAGGAGTAGGGTACGGGCCTGAACTTGAGAGACTAAGGCTAATTGTTCATCAGTGGTTAGATATCGTCGATCAGAGAGTTGTTTTCCCTGATGAGTTGGGAAAGGAGTGGTATAGGTCATGGTGAAATACCCTCTATGAATGTGTCGTTAGGAGTAGCTGAGAACTATACTCAATAGCTGTTTTAAG containing:
- a CDS encoding sigma factor-like helix-turn-helix DNA-binding protein, whose translation is MHAFRAFYLDGETTQQIALSLELTVGSVKAYLYEARKQLRGNPQIQEWVRLY
- a CDS encoding sigma factor; the protein is MTYTTPFPTHQGKQLSDRRYLTTDEQLALVSQVQARTLLLKQKKAGLTLEETRICLRGERALKALVEGHHKMIWLMIHRFNFSDRLTTDELFQIGIITIEKAANYYNPTRPGRYRRFSSWVFFLLRQKFRNLFKQELGYEHKRKTLYGQLRMNAPLCNHDTPQDFAILEELKQLLKPLSKTLSFKSKSMHSGPFTWTVKPLSRLPSAWN